The following is a genomic window from Sphingomonas sinipercae.
CGATCGAAACCGGCATCAGCCGGCGCTTCGCTTTCAAGGAGGGCGGCCGCGACTATGAAGTCGTCTTCTGGGGCGATGGCAATTACGACGCTCGGCAGACCGTGGCCGACCTTCAGAAGATCGTCGCCCAGGCGCCGAAAATCTGGAGCGCTTATCCCTTCCAGCGCTATGTGTTCATCGTCCACGCGACCGATGGGGCCGGTGGGGCGACCGAGCACCTCAATTCGACCGTGATCCAGATTCCGCGTTACGCGTTCTGGCCGCGCGAACGTTATCTCGGCTTCCTCTCGACGGCTTCGCACGAGTTCATCCACACCTGGAACGTGAAGGCGTACCGGCCCAGCGGCCTTGTCCCTTACGACTACCAGCGGGAAAATTATTCCGACCTTTTGTGGATCGCCGAAGGGTCGACCAGCTACTTCGCCGACCAGCAATTGCTTCGGGCCGGGATCGCGACGCCGAAGGAATATTTCGGCCACCTCGACGACATCATCGACGGCCACCAGCGGCGTGGCGGCGCGGCGGTGCAGTCGGTCGCCGACGCCTCGTTCGACCAGTGGATCGGCCAGTCGGGCGACCGCGCCAGGAATTCGGAAGTCGATATCTATGACCAGGGGGAGATCGTCTCCTGGATCCTCGACATTGCACTGCTCGAGCGGACGGGCGGACGAGTCTCCTATCGCGATGTCCATGACGCTCTCTACAAGCGCTTCCCCTCGACCCGGCGGGGCTACAGCAGCGCGGACGTGCTTCAGATCCTGCAGGAACTGACCGGTTCGTCCTGGAACGACTGGTGGGCTCGCTATGTCAACGCGCCGCTGGGGGCAGTGGACTTCAACAGCTTGCTTAATCCGGTCGGGCTGAAACTGACCTATTCCAACGCCGCCGATCCGAAGCCGTTCGCCGGCTGGAGCGGGGAACAGGGCAGCGGCGGGATGAAGCTGACCTCGGTGGAGCGCGGAGGCCCGGCATGGAACGCGGGGTTTACGCCTGACGACATCATCGTCGCTTTCGATGGCAAGCGGGTGACCAACGACCGCTTCGGCGCCGCACTGGCCGAGCGCCGCCCCGGCGCCACGGTCACCGTGACCTATTTCCGCCGCGACCAGATCGGCCAGAAGACGCTGAAGCTCGGCGCTTCGAGCGGCGACGCTTCGGTAGGACCGATCGACAATCCCACGGCGGCCCAGAAGGCCCTGTTCCAGCGCTGGCTGCTGGTCACCTACCCGGGCGCTTAACGCCGCAGCCCAAGGAATCCCGCTGCCAGCTTGCGTTTGCCCGCCATCGTGGCACGATGCGGGGGCTCGGGGACCTTGGGGGGAGTTCGATGTACAAGGCCTTGTTGCTGGCCAGCGCGATTGCGCTGGGCGTTGCGCCCGCTGGCGCGCAAACTTCGCTAGTCGATGACGCCAACGCGTTCGGCTCGCGCGAAGACATCCATTCGGCGGATCTTTCGCCCAACGGTCATCGGGTCGCTTACCTGCGGCCGTCCCAAGGCGCCGGCATGGTCGCATTCGTCGCCGACCTCGACACGGGCGCGATCCAGACATTCCTGAAGTCGGCCGGGGCGGCCAAGAATGAGAAGATCGACTGGTGCGGCTTCGTCACCGACATACGGCTGATCTGCGAGATCAGCTGGATGGAAAGCGATGCCGGGAAACTGATCCCCTTCTCGCGCACCGTCGCGATCAACAGCGACGGCACTGGCGTGAAACTGCTTGGCCAAAGCGCCAGCTACAAGGACGAGCGCATCCGGCAATTCGACGGCACGATCATCGATTGGCGCCCGGGCGGCGATGGGGCGGTGCTGATGCAGAGGGAGTATGTGCCCGAGACCAACACGACGGGATCCCGCGTCGTGCGGACTGACGACGGCTTGGGCGTCGATTGGATCGACTCGGCCAGCATGGCGACGAAGATCGTGGAAAACCCGCGCCGCGGCGTCGGGGCCTACCTGACCGACGGGCGGGGAAATGTGCGGGTTCGGATTACCAACGAGGAGGACGGCCGCGGCCTCCTGACCGGTCGCCGGCGGATCGATTTCCGCACCGCGTCCTCGCGGGAGTGGCGGTTGCTGAGTGGCTATGGCGGGCAGGAGATCGTGCCACTCGCCATCGATGCGTCGGTGGATTCGCTTTACGCCTTGAAGAAGCTGGATGGCCGCTATGCCTTGTACCGGATGCGGCTGACCGATCCCGTGTCGACGGAACTGGTTGCTTCCAATCCGCGTGTCGACATCGACGACGTCGTTCGCAGCGCGCAGGGAGGGCAGGTGATCGGCTACAGTTTCGTCGATGACCGGCGCCAGACGATCTATTTCGATGCTTCGCACAAGGCGCTGGCCGAATCGCTGAACAAGGCGCTGCCCGGCCTGCCGCTGATCCGTTTCGTCGCGGACAGCCAGGACGGCACGCGCAGCCTGGTCTTTGCCGGAAGCGACAGCGATCCCGGGCGCTACTATCTCTACGACCGCTCCGCCAAGAAGCTGGATGAGCTGTTCCTTGCGCGGCCACAGCTCGAAAAGCATCCGATCGCCAAGGTCCAGACGGTCACTGCGACCGTTGCGGATGGAACGCAGATTCCCGCTTATCTGACCCTGCCGGCAGGCAAGGATCCGAAAAACCTCCCCGCCGTGGTCCTTCCGCATGGCGGACCGAGCTCGCGCGATGAATGGGGTTTCGACTGGATCGCCCAGTTCCTGGCCGCGCGCGGCTACGCCGTGATCCAGCCGAACTATCGGGGATCGGCGGGCTTTGGCGACCAGTGGCTGGTCGACAATGGCTTCAAGAGCTGGCGGACGTCGATCGGGGATATAACCGGGTCGATCCGCTGGCTGGTGAAGCAAGGAATTGCCGACCCCAACCGGCTTGCAGTGGTCGGTTGGTCGTATGGCGGATATGCGGCCTTGCAGGCTGCGGCGACCGAGCCCGACCTGTTCAAGGCCGTCGCCGCGATCGCGCCCGCGACCGACCTCGCTTTGCTGAAGTCAGAGGCGCGGGGCTACGCCAGGCAGGCGCTCGTCGCCGATTTCGTCGGTAAGGGCCCGCATATCGAAGAAGGATCGCCTTTGCGGCGCGCGGGGGCAATCCGGGCGCCGGTGCTGCTTGCCCATGGCGACCTCGACCTCAACGTCAGCGTCGACCATTCGGTGAAGATGGATTCCGCGCTGCGGTCGTCGGGCAAGACCGTCGAGCTGCTGCGGTTCAGGACTCTGGATCACCAGCTCGATGACGGGCCCGCCCGCCGGGAGCTGCTGCGCAAGATCGGCGAGCTGCTGCAGCGGACTATCGGGCAATAGGAAAGCGAGGGCGGCGCAAACCGCCGCCCAAGCCGTCGATTAGCGCGAGTAGAATTCGATCACGAGGTTGGGCTCCATCCGGACCGGATAGGGCACCTCGTCGAGCGTCGGCACGCGGTTGTAGGTCACCTTCGAGGTGCCGTCCGGGACCACGTAATCGGGCACGTCGCGCTCGGCCAGGCCCTGCGCTTCGATGACGAGCGCCATTTCCTGCGCCTTCGGGCCCAGTTCGATGACGTCGCCGACGTTCACGCGGCGGCTGGCGATGTTGCACTTCACGCCGTTCACGCGGATGTGGCCGTGGCTGACCAGCTGGCGCGCGGCCC
Proteins encoded in this region:
- a CDS encoding M61 family metallopeptidase, whose amino-acid sequence is MFRAFKYLAAASALALAATAEARVDYAIDLTAPEHHTGKVSIDFPATAGASLDIRMPAWRTGRYNILNLANGVRGFSASDRAGRPLRWKKIDKSTWRIHRAPGTPVRVGYEIYGNELGLRTRHIDDSHAYLNPSAIFMYADSLRSDDTTVSLRVPSGWTSVSGMQSPAPHRFIAANWDVLTDSPIETGISRRFAFKEGGRDYEVVFWGDGNYDARQTVADLQKIVAQAPKIWSAYPFQRYVFIVHATDGAGGATEHLNSTVIQIPRYAFWPRERYLGFLSTASHEFIHTWNVKAYRPSGLVPYDYQRENYSDLLWIAEGSTSYFADQQLLRAGIATPKEYFGHLDDIIDGHQRRGGAAVQSVADASFDQWIGQSGDRARNSEVDIYDQGEIVSWILDIALLERTGGRVSYRDVHDALYKRFPSTRRGYSSADVLQILQELTGSSWNDWWARYVNAPLGAVDFNSLLNPVGLKLTYSNAADPKPFAGWSGEQGSGGMKLTSVERGGPAWNAGFTPDDIIVAFDGKRVTNDRFGAALAERRPGATVTVTYFRRDQIGQKTLKLGASSGDASVGPIDNPTAAQKALFQRWLLVTYPGA
- a CDS encoding S9 family peptidase — encoded protein: MYKALLLASAIALGVAPAGAQTSLVDDANAFGSREDIHSADLSPNGHRVAYLRPSQGAGMVAFVADLDTGAIQTFLKSAGAAKNEKIDWCGFVTDIRLICEISWMESDAGKLIPFSRTVAINSDGTGVKLLGQSASYKDERIRQFDGTIIDWRPGGDGAVLMQREYVPETNTTGSRVVRTDDGLGVDWIDSASMATKIVENPRRGVGAYLTDGRGNVRVRITNEEDGRGLLTGRRRIDFRTASSREWRLLSGYGGQEIVPLAIDASVDSLYALKKLDGRYALYRMRLTDPVSTELVASNPRVDIDDVVRSAQGGQVIGYSFVDDRRQTIYFDASHKALAESLNKALPGLPLIRFVADSQDGTRSLVFAGSDSDPGRYYLYDRSAKKLDELFLARPQLEKHPIAKVQTVTATVADGTQIPAYLTLPAGKDPKNLPAVVLPHGGPSSRDEWGFDWIAQFLAARGYAVIQPNYRGSAGFGDQWLVDNGFKSWRTSIGDITGSIRWLVKQGIADPNRLAVVGWSYGGYAALQAAATEPDLFKAVAAIAPATDLALLKSEARGYARQALVADFVGKGPHIEEGSPLRRAGAIRAPVLLAHGDLDLNVSVDHSVKMDSALRSSGKTVELLRFRTLDHQLDDGPARRELLRKIGELLQRTIGQ